The Tursiops truncatus isolate mTurTru1 chromosome X, mTurTru1.mat.Y, whole genome shotgun sequence DNA segment aaggggaagggagagtgagagggagaaacagaaatagagaattaTAAAGCAAACATGGTAAAATGGTAATTGGTGAACCTGGGTAAAGGGTGTATGGGAGTTTTTGGTAATATTCTCAGAACGTTTCTTTAAGTGTAGAATTAgatcaaaataaaaggtttaaaatcACAAGTGTAAATATCATCAATAACTCCATCACTGAATAGCGTAATCAGTTTCCCTAtgtatttaatgaaagaaaaagttttatattGCTGAAATCTATTGGGATGAGGAGCCAgtgtataattttgtttttgttaccaGAAGAATAATAAAGATGAAGTTTAACTGTAACTGGattaataatttcacaatatgATTTCTAAAAAAGAGATCATATGTATGTAAattgaaacaaaaccaaataactcatgagtcaaaaaagaaatcataagagcAATTAGATACTaataattgaataataataaaaatactacacATAAAAACCTGTGAAATTCTTCTAAAGTGGTATGTAGTGGAAAACTTCgttataaattcttattttaggaaagaagatttaaaattacTGAGCTAAtggtccaaataaataaattagaaaaagagcaaacaaaaagaaagtaaagagaaaaataaagataaaaggaaaaattataaaaatagggGACAAAATATTCAATGGTGAGGCCTGATGAAACCAAAAGCAGGAAATACATTAGAAAACTGAATATTATAATTTATCACACAGTCACAGTGTCATATTAATGGAGGAAAATACCCCACATGATCATGGCAGTAGATGCAAAGTATTTGGAGAAAAAACTCCATACTCATTCAGAATAAAAGctctcagcaaactaagaataCAAAGGAATTTCTTTAACCcgaaaaagaaaatctactaaaaatGGTGAAATACGTATAGTTTCCTTGTAAattcaggagcaagacaaggaaaTCCTCTGTCACTGCCACTATTTCTCATTGTACCGAAGATCCTAGCTAGCCCGgtaagacaaattaaaaaataaatattggaaaggaacAAACTGCCATTATTCACAATATAATAAATTAACAGATAATCCAGAGAACCTACAAATTATTAGAACAGATATAAATCAGAAAGGTTACAGTGTATAAAATCAGTATGTAAAAATATCAATCGTGTTCTCATTTACGGGCAATAATCTGAAAATGtggtttaaaatatacatttcacAGTAACAGCAGGAACTATAAGGTAATTAGGAATGAATATAGCAAAACAGCTTATagataacattattattatatggTATATATGCTTTCATATAATGTAGAAAATGGTTTCAATTTATCATTTGGTGCTAGCTTTTTGTTTGGCTAGTTATATTTAATGTGTCATAATCAACTCTTATTCCTGCTCCTTCCTTAAAAAGTTTTTGGTAAAGAGATTACCTTAAAAATCACAACTTCCTGAAGCAGGACATCAGAAAAGCAGGGTAGCGTTGTCAATAATCTTCATTGTCTTCactgaataattattttatggaTGCACCAAGGAAATGGAGTCATACTGCAATCCctcaaagactgaaaaataataaaataacattaaatcaTTTCTTCTGTTACTGTTCATCTCTTTCCCCTGGGCTCCTCAAGTCCTTATGCTTTACCATACCCCCATTGCAGTTATATATTCATGAAAAACAGTTATATAGACAGTAGTAGAAGGGATCTATTGCATAGTAATTATGAGCAGAGACTTTAGGAAGCTTtgtagaacagtgtctggcacataaagatgttcagtaaatatttgctattattataattttcaatGATTTGAGTCACTGGAGGAAATTATGTAGCTCTTACACTTTTTGCCCTGTACaacctttgttttctgtttgagCATTGCTATCCCTATGGTGCCTCCCAGTCCCAACTCTACCCCTTTGAACAAAGAGGTAAAGTTGAGGGAAATCAGGCAGTAAGGAATGACTGGGTGATGCCTCCAAGCACAATAGAGCTCATTCTTTTTCTATGCACTACCACCAAGCCCCAAGTCCAGAACTCCCTTAGTTGCCACTGTTATCCCATCATTCATTGACCTATTTATTCAAATATCTGTTTCACTCCTATGTGCTTTGGTTATCCATCCCCTACAGCTCCCAGCATAATGCCTAGTCCATTGCAAGGGCTTCTTAAAggtttgttgcatgaatgaagAAAGGATGCCCTGTCTCCTTTGGATTACAAGAATCTGTGAGGTTTCGGTCAGCGTTTGTTTTTTGTATTCTATAAGCTCATCTAAATAGAAGATCATTTTTCTGATAGTAAAAACTGGACTGCTAAAATACAATACTTCCTTGAAAATCTTCAGTGGCTTCCACTGCTTATGGATTAAACTGCATACTCCTTAGCATAACATTTAAAGCCCTGCAGCACTCTATCTCACCTAGTTCTTCTCATACATTCAGAGTTATAGCCAAGTTTTCCTAGAACAAGCCTGCCTTGGGAAAGGTAAGCCAGAAAAACATTCTCTCCCCCTCCACATGGCAGATGTCACTCACCCTTTAAGGTCCACCCAGAGTTACCCCTTTCTCTTTGATGGCTCAAGATTACTACCAGGCAGAATGATTTGGTCCATCtcgtcccccccgcccccgtgctTCCTAAATACCTTGAACAAGCAAACATTATGGCACTTGGGTTTGAGTTACCATAttgtaactttttgttttttactaattGAATTCTCCTGCCATACACAGAGAAGCACACACCTCTGAAGGCTCACCTTACAATACTGCTACCACAGTGCTAGCCATAGGAATTAGGCCTTCAATATAATGTTGTTATTGATCTTGAACCAATCATTTTTTGAATGGAAAagtttcaaatatacacaaaagtagCAAGAACAGTTTAATGAATCCCCATGTATACGTCACTCAGCTTTAACAATTATTAACTCATGAACATTTTGTTTGTACCCCTCACCTTGGCCCTACTGAATTACTTTCAAGCATATCAAAAGATTAAGTctacttcttaaaaatataaccacaatTGTCATagctaatatattaaaataattacttaatgTTATTAAATATCCATAAATTCACCCCCACATATTTTGTGAAAGAGCTATTTAATGCCTGCATGTTCTTTCTTCAACTTTGAAATCCTGGAGAGAatagggaaagggagaaggagatctgggaaaatatataattaagtttCAGAGAGCCTGGATATCCCAAATGAGAAAGAATCTGACCTGGTTTGGGGTGAGAGAAGTGTATTGTACTATTTCTCCGGAGAAGGTGGGTGCGACTTCAGGCCCGGTGATGCTGGAGGAGGTGTGGAAGGGAGAGGGGTACTACCTCCGTTGGGGGTTCCTTCTGGATAATCCCAACGTGGAGCTAGGAGGCAGCGCTTTTTTGGAGGCTTGATTTCCCGCGTGTTTCCAGGCTGGAGCGTGGATCTCCCGGAGGTACAAGGTTGGTCCCCCATAAGGATTATAGGACCCGGGTGTCAGCTCTCTCCGGTGGGCCCTGGCGAAGCCAAGAGACCGGAGATGGCGGCGGGTCCCCTCCAGGCACAGAGCTTCCTCCGGGTTTCGCTTTTTCCGTATTTCCTGTATCCTGAGACGTATATCCCCTCTCCGCCTCGCTCCCTACCCCACCACATTTTAACGTTTCTACAAGGATGGGTCTTTAAAAAAACGATGCTCATATTTAATATAATGTTTTCCCCATCCCGCCCCCCAGTGTAACTAAATCTGTGAACAGTCTTATACTGTCTATGAAATTCTAAGTTACAAGAAATTTAGGTTTACTCATAAGTGGTAAACTCTGCGTAGATTGTTGAAAGGCGCTTGGtgtgggggcggggcggcgggggggggaggAGAACAAAGAGGTGATTGAAGAGCTAAGAGCTTTACGATCTAGTTGCAGAAGCACAACACAGAGCCATGAAACAATCTACGACCATTTAGAAAGCAATATACAAACGTCTTAGTTGACTAAAGTGCAGAATAGCACACCAGCCACCAGCACTGACCGTGGAAAttgaatgtagaaaacaaattcatCGTATGTCATAGAATCTAAGATTactttcttcttcatattttaacaaattaGAAATCTCTGAAggcttaccttttaaaaaatatttcaacatctAGGAAATCTCTGACAATTGATGGTATATCATACTTTCGTTGtcaattttttatcttttctagagTTAAGGAAAATAATGATTCATCCTCCTATGGCTGGTGTATTATATTCTGGGATATACGGTAAGCAACCGGAAGAGGGTGCACTGTGGCTTAGAATAAAAGGCTATTGGAACGTCTTAGACCTTCCTCATTCACATCCATCTCCCTTTGGCTATGGACACACTTTTCCAGCACTGTCCCCAGTGTTTTTTAATGTAGAGAGTTCAATCCTTAATGTCAAAATagaactgacttttaaaatactCTGCTATTTACAAGCTCTGTGATAGTTAAGTAGTTGATTAAGCACTTGAGGCTTTCGTTTCCAGGAGATAATAATTTCTTCCTTGTAAAACTATTGCCATAATCAGGGATAATGCATTTAAGACACTTACTATGATTACCTCTCATCTCCACCACCACTACCTTCTTTCAAATACTAGTGCTGCCCTTTACACAAactagatactcagtaaatgtttgggAAATAAATGACCCTGTGGTTTTCTACCAGATGCTACTTATAAAGACAAGAAACGTAGCAGTAAGTTAATGAAAAGATGTGaagggaaatacaaagaaaaaatgctcTAGAGCTAGAAGAACAGTT contains these protein-coding regions:
- the NBDY gene encoding negative regulator of P-body association, producing MGDQPCTSGRSTLQPGNTREIKPPKKRCLLAPRWDYPEGTPNGGSTPLPSTPPPASPGLKSHPPSPEK